A region of Salvia splendens isolate huo1 chromosome 17, SspV2, whole genome shotgun sequence DNA encodes the following proteins:
- the LOC121773560 gene encoding phosphatidylinositol-3-phosphatase myotubularin-2-like, translated as MSSFLRHGGWTRGGGNLSSMSASVSTLGDSGWLIHIQSVLAGSAWIAARIALESATVLVHCSDGWDRTTQLVSLASLLLDPYYRTFKGFQALVEKDRLAFGHPFSDRLGLPTVSGSESIPEITRQTSTGSLSSSPSRQSSSSQSTSTHAQNNCSPIFLQVFLVDLVDSALSCRFGNFFCNSEKERQQAGIYDACGCLWVYLADLRASDRSSGHHNHFYDASKVQGPLLPPAAALAPTLWPQFHLRWACSSEAQAGEIEAHCRNMAEKISELQKEKDIAEAKLRETTSTVASLTDELRNEKLNSSSVRDWARSAKKENVAIKRAIQSLGCKVQFSEDGDCIVGIENIAAEIPQKSLFSIVDMQSSLYQTVSCTLPVKKMKMVIPSTL; from the exons ATGTCTTCATTTTTG AGGCACGGTGGATGGACTCGGGGAGGAGGAAATCTCAGCAGTATGTCTGCTTCAGTCTCAACTCTGGGGGACAGTGGCTGGTTGATACACATTCAGAGTGTCTTGGCTGGCTCAGCATGGATTGCTGCCCGCATTGCTCTAGAATCAGCTACAGTGCTGGTTCACTGTAG TGATGGATGGGATAGAACAACTCAGCTGGTTTCTCTTGCAAGTTTGCTGCTAGATCCATACTACCGGACGTTCAAAGGTTTCCAG GCTCTTGTAGAAAAAGATCGGCTTGCATTTGGTCATCCATTTTCAGATCGTCTGGGACTGCCTACTGTATCTGGAAGTGAAAGCATCCCTGAAATTACACGACAGACATCTACTGGGAGTTTAAGCTCATCTCCTAGTCGCCAATCATCCTCATCTCAGTCTACATCTACTCATGCACAAAATAACTGTTCACCTATCTTCCTGCAG GTTTTCCTTGTAGATTTAGTAGACTCTGCACTTTCCTGCCGGTTTGGAAACTTTTTCTGTAACAG TGAGAAAGAAAGGCAGCAAGCTGGTATTTATGATGCATGTGGGTGCTTGTGGGTGTACTTGGCTGATTTGCGTGCTTCAGATAGATCTTCTGGCCATCATAACCATTTCTACGACGCATCAAAAGTTCAAGGTCCATTATTACCTCCTGCTGCAGCTTTAGCACCAACACTTTGGCCTCAGTTCCACCTTCGATGGGCATGTTCATCAGAAGCCCAAGCTGGGGAGATAGAGGCACATTGTAGAAACATGGCTGAGAAAATATCTGAATTGCAGAAG GAAAAGGATATAGCAGAGGCAAAACTAAGAGAAACAACTTCAACTGTGGCGTCTTTGACTGATGAGTTGCGAAATGAGAAGCTCAACAGCAGCTCGGTAAGGGACTGGGCTAGGAgtgccaaaaaggaaaatgttgcTATAAAGCGGGCAATACAATCACTTGGGTGCAAGGTTCAGTTTTCTGAAGACGGTGATTGTATTGTTGGCATCGAGAACATCGCAGCAGAGATTCCTCAAAAATCTCTCTTTTCCATTGTGGATATGCAGTCTAGTTTGTACCAGACAGTCTCGTGTACGTTACccgtgaagaagatgaagatggtGATTCCATCAACCCTATAA
- the LOC121774970 gene encoding glutathione S-transferase 2-like, translating into MEILLFQTILLYLEERYPPQRPLLPHDIQLKALNYQAANIIFASIQPYQNVPIVRYIQQKLGADEKLSWVQHHIKNEVCCSGEVFGKIRWKVCYRRWSLSG; encoded by the exons ATGGAGATACTGTTGTTTCAGACAATTTTATTG TATCTGGAGGAGAGGTATCCTCCTCAACGTCCCTTGTTACCTCACGATATACAGCTGAAGGCCCTCAATTACCAG GCAGCAAACATTATTTTTGCAAGCATACAACCTTACCAGAATGTACCCATCGTT CGGTATATTCAACAAAAACTGGGAGCTGATGAGAAGCTTTCATGGGTTCAGCATCATATTAAAAATGAGGTTTGCTG CTCTGGAGAAGTTTTTGGAAAAATTCGCTGGAAAGTATGCTACAGGAGATGGAGTTTATCTG GCTGA
- the LOC121773559 gene encoding uncharacterized protein LOC121773559 gives MVNTRNTDTRLEGLEKVTGDLEKKTETLTAMVDELNLQCSKTGEQVTTIGAQLETFMAEVRTALATRSSSKATDPPPDDDSTGNTTATGNNSNLPMPTFDGTDTLAWLARAEQYFLVSKTSPEKRLDIAMVALAGPALPWFLLLRRRLPTLSWEQFKREIMKRFGDKMALDGYEAFASTRQEGSLVDFVAAFEARLAQIPDLADHQYLGFFLAALRPEIRMHLKAAQLTSYSDAVQMALQLDQLSGTHQVSQPLSSAVLPPQGMSRPNPKGFSPTPASFSSSGPNRPSRFRNISSEEYKKHIAAGTCFKCGLKFGPTHRCPPKTLNVLVIDDDDPMYDDVETENQMDNGAQLELQLSELSCNGLDTSRTMKLFGGIESHKILVMVDSGASHCFISDQLVSRLQLPITPTSPYSVTLGNGSSVGASGICTPCLFGWHLKTFPCPVTYFH, from the coding sequence ATGGTTAACACGCGTAATACGGACACGCGGCTGGAGGGATTAGAGAAGGTCACCGGAGATCTGGAAAAAAAGACCGAGACATTGACTGCCATGGTAGATGAACTCAATCTCCAGTGTTCCAAAACGGGTGAGCAAGTTACAACGATTGGAGCGCAACTCGAGACCTTTATGGCAGAGGTCCGAACCGCCCTCGCCACAAGATCTTCTTCCAAAGCAACAGATCCACCTCCGGATGATGATTCCACCGGAAACACGACAGCAACAGGGAACAACTCGAACCTGCCTATGCCTACGTTTGACGGAACAGATACTCTAGCGTGGCTCGCGCGCGCGGAGCAATATTTCTTGGTGTCAAAAACCTCCCCGGAGAAGCGGCTGGACATCGCAATGGTGGCTTTGGCTGGGCCAGCCTTGCCATGGTTCCTACTTCTGCGACGCCGTCTTCCGACGCTCAGTTGGGAACAGTTCAAACGGGAGATAATGAAGCGTTTCGGTGATAAAATGGCTCTAGATGGCTACGAGGCTTTCGCCTCAACCCGACAGGAGGGCTCCCTCGTCGATTTCGTAGCAGCGTTCGAGGCCCGTCTTGCCCAAATACCGGATCTGGCAGATCACCAATACCTGGGGTTCTTTTTGGCAGCTCTTCGCCCAGAGATTCGGATGCACCTGAAGGCAGCGCAACTTACTTCTTATTCGGATGCAGTGCAAATGGCCTTACAACTGGATCAGCTCTCTGGCACTCATCAGGTCAGCCAACCCCTTTCATCCGCGGTTCTGCCGCCACAGGGAATGTCTCGCCCGAACCCAAAAGGTTTTTCTCCGACGCCTGCGTCGTTTTCCTCTTCAGGTCCTAATCGCCCCAGCCGTTTCCGGAATATATCCTCCGAGGAGTACAAAAAGCACATCGCCGCGGGCACCTGTTTCAAATGTGGCCTCAAGTTTGGCCCCACTCATCGCTGTCCCCCAAAGACTCTCAACGTTCTTGTCATCGACGATGATGATCCTATGTACGACGATGTGGAGACCGAGAACCAGATGGATAACGGGGCCCAACTAGAGCTCCAGCTTTCGGAACTATCTTGTAACGGCTTGGATACCTCCCGCACTATGAAGCTGTTCGGTGGCATCGAATCCCATAAGATCCTGGTCATGGTCGACAGCGGGGCAAGTCACTGTTTCATCTCAGATCAACTGGTCAGTCGTCTGCAGCTCCCAATCACGCCCACATCACCCTACTCCGTCACGCTGGGAAATGGTTCATCAGTCGGCGCTTCTGGAATCTGCACGCCGTGCCTCTTCGGTTGGCATCTGAAAACTTTTCCTTGTCCTGTTACGTATTTCCATTAA